A part of Mucilaginibacter defluvii genomic DNA contains:
- a CDS encoding PadR family transcriptional regulator → MIVENTQIQMRKGILEYCILSIIAKGETYASDIIAELKKAQLLVVEGTLYPLLTRLKNNGLLSYNWVESTSGPPRKYYVLSDDGRKVLEQLDKTWQELEFAVKTAIGDRK, encoded by the coding sequence ATGATTGTTGAAAATACCCAAATCCAAATGAGGAAAGGCATACTGGAGTACTGCATACTTTCCATAATTGCCAAGGGTGAAACATATGCCTCAGACATAATTGCCGAATTAAAAAAAGCGCAACTGCTTGTTGTTGAGGGCACTTTGTATCCCTTGCTTACCCGGTTAAAAAATAATGGCCTACTCAGCTACAACTGGGTTGAATCGACTTCAGGGCCGCCGCGCAAATACTACGTCCTGTCAGACGATGGCCGGAAGGTGCTCGAGCAACTCGACAAAACCTGGCAGGAACTTGAATTTGCTGTAAAAACTGCCATTGGCGACAGAAAGTAA
- a CDS encoding PspC domain-containing protein, translating to MNKTIIININGTVFHIEEDAYETLKNYMTDVKRHFMNSADSLEITTDIENRIAEMLSEILARDSKQAIIDADVQLVIQQMGRVEDFAGADEDGNHTEPPVSEDKQTHRKLFRDPEERVIGGVCSGIASYFDFKPVWIRLAFVIAVLMFGTGIILYIILWLVVPKAATRADRMAMKGEKLNLQGFKRNFEEELTGLKGSMNSFGKEARPFVYRARDFAGDFFTHFGTFLRGFGKVLLKVCGIALVASAFAGIISLAVVIVAFIAYGNKALYEWFPFNIVNYQVNVIFLICGFLLVAIPLLTIILLAITLLFKNFSFTKATGLTLLAIWFTSIFVVIYYSAKSFADFKEVGRFRKTVNIKPAKGTYYLKLNDIKYLTSEDSTRLNIKEQFKGVTIVENYYDRNNPESFINNVTISIEKSDVAIPVLIEEFGSYGKNYEEALINARATNYQFIQQDSVLKFSPKLDRRAGSPWRRQSLHLTLKVPVNTNVIIDEELDRYVNNIDAWSCRSMNGQDNTPTTKFVMTAEGLQCKADTIAKAIAAGNDTIIVAKDTIIATKK from the coding sequence ATGAACAAAACCATTATTATAAATATAAACGGCACCGTTTTTCATATCGAAGAGGATGCCTATGAGACACTTAAGAATTACATGACTGATGTTAAACGTCATTTCATGAACTCAGCAGACAGCCTGGAGATTACCACTGACATTGAAAACCGGATAGCGGAGATGCTAAGTGAGATATTGGCCCGCGACAGTAAGCAAGCCATTATAGATGCAGATGTGCAGCTGGTAATTCAACAAATGGGCCGCGTTGAGGATTTTGCCGGAGCGGACGAAGATGGCAACCATACTGAACCGCCTGTGAGCGAAGACAAACAAACTCACCGTAAATTATTCCGCGATCCGGAAGAGCGTGTTATCGGCGGCGTGTGCTCAGGCATAGCCAGCTATTTTGATTTTAAACCGGTATGGATCAGGCTGGCATTTGTTATTGCGGTTTTGATGTTTGGCACGGGAATTATTCTATATATCATACTTTGGCTGGTGGTACCCAAAGCCGCCACACGCGCAGACCGCATGGCTATGAAGGGCGAAAAATTAAACCTGCAGGGCTTTAAACGTAATTTCGAAGAAGAATTAACAGGCTTAAAAGGCAGCATGAATAGCTTTGGCAAAGAAGCCCGCCCTTTTGTTTACCGTGCGCGTGATTTCGCAGGCGACTTTTTTACACATTTCGGCACTTTTTTAAGAGGCTTTGGAAAAGTATTGCTTAAAGTATGCGGCATTGCCCTCGTTGCTTCAGCCTTTGCCGGCATCATAAGCCTTGCGGTAGTAATAGTTGCCTTTATAGCTTATGGAAATAAAGCGTTATATGAATGGTTTCCTTTCAACATTGTGAACTACCAGGTAAACGTTATCTTTTTGATATGCGGTTTCTTATTGGTAGCTATACCATTACTTACTATTATATTATTGGCAATAACACTGCTCTTTAAAAATTTTAGTTTCACAAAAGCTACCGGCCTAACTTTGTTGGCTATTTGGTTCACTTCAATATTTGTGGTTATTTATTATTCGGCAAAATCATTCGCTGATTTTAAAGAAGTGGGCAGATTCAGGAAAACAGTTAACATTAAACCGGCAAAAGGCACTTATTATCTCAAGCTGAATGACATTAAATATCTTACCAGTGAAGATAGCACACGGCTGAACATAAAAGAGCAGTTTAAGGGCGTAACGATTGTAGAAAATTACTATGACCGTAATAATCCGGAATCCTTTATCAATAACGTAACCATCTCTATCGAAAAGAGCGATGTAGCTATTCCTGTACTCATTGAAGAATTCGGATCATATGGAAAAAATTATGAGGAGGCTTTAATTAACGCCAGGGCAACCAACTATCAATTCATTCAGCAAGATTCCGTACTGAAATTTTCACCAAAGCTTGACCGCCGGGCCGGTTCGCCTTGGCGCAGGCAATCATTACACCTCACGTTAAAAGTTCCTGTGAATACAAACGTAATCATTGATGAAGAGTTGGATCGTTATGTTAATAACATTGACGCTTGGAGTTGCAGATCAATGAACGGGCAAGACAATACCCCAACTACTAAGTTTGTTATGACGGCAGAAGGTTTGCAATGTAAAGCCGATACTATTGCCAAAGCCATTGCCGCCGGAAACGACACCATTATTGTTGCTAAGGACACTATCATAGCCACAAAAAAATGA
- a CDS encoding outer membrane beta-barrel family protein — translation MAACALIAYINTTANAQTSAKISGSVLNEAGKPMEFATLSLLRAKDSSIVKGTMADANGKYIFDRIAAGDYIVAATTMGYQKSHSAKFVVGTQAVTVPSLSMQPASQSLKTVSITAAKPLVERKADRLVMNVENSIVATGNSALEVLERAPGVTVDKDDNISLQGKAGVTVMINDKLTYLSSTQLANLLRSTDGSTIQSIELITNPSSKYDAAGNSGIINIKLKKNKQSGFNGSLTAGAGYGLNFRNNSSLNLNVKEGDWNFFGSFSRGDIKRENNMNLRRTVTNNTGTTFFNQYTDFVNQVHFNNYRFGADYNTSKRNVVGFIVSGDHSNGFDTNGNVTNIGPSFDRVDSIQNTPSTIDQSFRNIALNLNDKFDIDTLGQSISVDVDYSKFRNNSKGYYNTDFFLADGTTRYRDPLLIANITPSKITINTQKVDYVKPINKTLKLELGAKFSFVKTDNDLQAKIDSTGSGLVDDAGRTNHFIYDENIKAGYFNLSKEFKTTSVQLGLRAEHTKSKGDLVTTNNVVERSYLNFFPTLFVNQKLGKKHELGLNYSRRIDRPSYEDLNPFIYYLDQFTYSQGNPFLKPQYTNSFELNYTYNKTINLSFNYSHTSDVFTEIILTDTAKKATYQTNLNLNAQDSYSLNLNTPFTFWKWWTGNLTFTGFYNSFKATDLLGGNLNRGRASFFFKTTHNFLLPKEIKAEIVTFYQSNVTYGIYNIKPQYSIDLGFSRSFLSKKLNVKLAVSDVFWMRRNNITANYQTVDLDIRQKRETRIARINLTYNFGNTKIKARNRQTGADDESNRVKSRN, via the coding sequence ATGGCAGCATGCGCCCTTATTGCGTATATAAATACGACTGCAAATGCCCAAACATCAGCCAAAATATCAGGCTCGGTATTAAATGAGGCAGGCAAACCGATGGAATTTGCCACTTTAAGCCTTTTGCGCGCCAAAGATTCGAGCATTGTTAAAGGAACCATGGCCGACGCGAACGGAAAATATATTTTTGACCGCATTGCAGCGGGCGATTATATTGTAGCTGCCACCACAATGGGTTATCAAAAGAGCCACAGCGCTAAATTCGTTGTTGGTACGCAAGCAGTAACCGTTCCGTCGCTAAGCATGCAACCCGCCAGCCAAAGCTTAAAAACAGTAAGTATTACCGCAGCAAAACCATTGGTTGAACGCAAGGCCGACCGCCTGGTGATGAACGTGGAGAACAGTATTGTAGCAACGGGAAACAGTGCGCTTGAGGTGTTAGAACGCGCCCCGGGTGTAACCGTTGATAAGGACGACAACATCAGCCTGCAAGGTAAAGCCGGTGTAACCGTTATGATCAATGATAAGCTTACTTACTTATCGTCAACCCAACTGGCCAACCTGCTGCGCTCAACTGATGGCAGCACTATTCAGTCAATCGAGCTGATTACCAATCCATCATCAAAATATGATGCAGCGGGCAATTCGGGCATCATCAACATCAAGCTAAAAAAGAATAAGCAATCAGGTTTTAACGGATCGTTGACAGCTGGCGCGGGTTACGGCTTGAACTTTAGGAACAATAGCAGCCTTAACCTGAATGTAAAGGAAGGCGACTGGAACTTTTTCGGCTCATTTAGTCGTGGCGATATAAAGCGTGAGAATAACATGAACTTACGCCGTACGGTTACTAACAATACCGGCACTACCTTTTTTAACCAGTACACCGATTTTGTTAACCAGGTACATTTTAACAACTACCGCTTCGGCGCTGATTACAACACCTCGAAAAGAAACGTTGTAGGGTTCATAGTTAGTGGCGACCACTCAAACGGTTTTGATACTAACGGCAACGTAACCAACATCGGCCCATCGTTTGACCGGGTGGACAGCATCCAGAATACGCCTTCAACCATTGATCAATCCTTTCGTAACATCGCTTTAAACCTGAACGATAAATTTGATATTGATACGCTTGGCCAAAGTATTAGCGTTGATGTGGATTACTCAAAATTCCGCAATAACTCAAAAGGGTATTATAACACTGATTTCTTTTTAGCTGATGGCACCACACGCTACCGTGACCCGTTGCTGATCGCCAACATTACACCTTCAAAAATAACCATCAACACCCAAAAGGTTGATTACGTTAAACCCATCAACAAAACGCTTAAGCTTGAACTTGGTGCAAAATTCAGTTTTGTAAAAACTGATAATGACCTACAGGCTAAAATAGACTCAACCGGCAGCGGACTGGTGGATGATGCCGGGCGCACCAATCATTTTATATATGATGAAAATATTAAAGCCGGCTATTTTAACCTGAGCAAGGAGTTTAAAACAACATCGGTACAGTTAGGTTTACGTGCCGAGCACACCAAATCAAAAGGCGACCTGGTGACAACCAATAATGTGGTTGAGCGCAGTTACCTTAACTTTTTCCCGACCTTATTTGTAAATCAAAAACTGGGTAAAAAACACGAGTTAGGTTTAAATTACAGTCGCCGTATTGACCGCCCGAGCTATGAAGATCTGAACCCATTTATTTACTACCTCGATCAATTCACCTACTCGCAAGGTAACCCGTTTTTAAAACCACAATATACCAACTCATTTGAGCTGAACTATACTTATAACAAAACCATCAACCTAAGCTTTAATTACAGCCATACCAGCGATGTGTTTACAGAGATCATTTTGACCGATACCGCTAAAAAGGCCACTTATCAAACTAATCTCAACCTGAACGCGCAAGATTCGTACTCGCTGAACCTGAACACCCCGTTCACTTTTTGGAAATGGTGGACAGGTAACTTAACCTTTACCGGTTTTTATAACAGCTTTAAAGCGACTGACCTACTTGGCGGAAATTTAAACAGAGGCCGTGCATCTTTCTTTTTTAAAACAACGCACAACTTTTTGCTACCTAAAGAGATCAAGGCCGAGATCGTAACCTTTTATCAATCGAACGTTACTTATGGTATATACAATATCAAGCCGCAATATTCAATCGATCTGGGCTTTAGCCGCTCTTTCCTGAGTAAAAAACTGAATGTAAAATTAGCGGTGAGCGATGTATTCTGGATGCGCCGTAATAACATCACAGCGAACTACCAAACGGTTGACCTGGACATTCGCCAGAAACGCGAAACCCGTATTGCCCGCATTAACCTGACCTATAACTTCGGCAACACCAAAATTAAAGCCCGCAACCGCCAAACCGGTGCTGATGATGAAAGCAACAGGGTGAAATCAAGGAATTAA
- a CDS encoding exodeoxyribonuclease III: MKIITYNVNGIRSAISKNWLEWLQATDADVVCLQEIKATPDVLTDLLLVEEMGYQHYWYPAEKKGYSGTAIFTKQIPNHVEYGCGIADFDREGRNIRVDFDEVSVMSVYFPSGSSGDERQDFKFRFLDEFGAYLQQLKQAYPKLVVCGDYNICHRPIDIHNPKSNANSSGFLPAERDWMESFINSGFIDTFRHLNQEPHNYTWWSFRANARAKNLGWRIDYNMATSELEPHIRRAAILSEARHSDHCPVLLDLEF; the protein is encoded by the coding sequence ATGAAGATAATTACTTATAATGTTAACGGCATCCGCTCGGCCATCAGCAAAAACTGGTTGGAATGGTTGCAGGCTACCGATGCCGACGTGGTTTGCTTGCAGGAGATAAAGGCTACGCCCGATGTATTGACCGATTTACTCTTGGTTGAAGAAATGGGCTATCAGCATTATTGGTACCCCGCCGAAAAAAAAGGCTACAGCGGCACCGCAATCTTTACCAAACAAATACCCAACCATGTGGAATACGGCTGCGGCATTGCCGATTTTGACCGCGAAGGCCGCAACATCCGCGTTGATTTTGATGAGGTATCCGTAATGAGTGTGTACTTTCCGTCGGGCTCAAGCGGTGATGAGCGGCAGGATTTCAAGTTTCGTTTTCTAGATGAATTTGGCGCTTACCTGCAACAGTTGAAACAAGCATACCCCAAGCTGGTGGTTTGTGGCGATTATAATATTTGCCACAGGCCGATAGATATACATAACCCCAAATCAAACGCTAATTCATCCGGTTTTTTACCTGCGGAGCGCGATTGGATGGAGAGTTTTATCAACTCAGGCTTTATTGATACCTTCAGGCACCTGAACCAGGAACCACACAACTATACCTGGTGGAGCTTCCGCGCCAATGCCCGCGCCAAAAACCTGGGTTGGCGTATTGATTACAACATGGCCACATCCGAGTTGGAACCCCACATCCGCCGCGCGGCAATACTTTCAGAAGCAAGGCATTCTGATCATTGCCCGGTGCTGTTGGATCTGGAGTTTTAA
- a CDS encoding GNAT family N-acetyltransferase codes for MDINIRQASLNDLHAIRELFYNTIHAVNIKDYNANQIEVWSANRDNEELWRNRVNSQYFIVAEHNREIVGFTSLALDGYLDLMFVHQHYQGKGIAAVLLTEVEDYAVDNLSVKTLITHASITAKPFFLKKGFDIVKQQTVNVQGIHLTNYVMQKELN; via the coding sequence ATGGATATTAACATCCGACAGGCCAGCCTGAACGATTTACATGCAATACGCGAATTGTTTTACAACACAATCCACGCTGTCAATATTAAAGACTACAATGCCAATCAAATCGAAGTATGGTCAGCCAATCGGGATAATGAGGAGTTATGGCGCAATAGAGTAAATTCACAATACTTTATTGTTGCCGAACACAATAGAGAAATAGTTGGTTTTACTTCTCTTGCTTTGGATGGTTATCTTGATCTGATGTTTGTGCATCAGCACTATCAGGGTAAGGGCATTGCGGCGGTGTTATTAACAGAGGTTGAAGATTATGCCGTTGATAACCTATCAGTAAAAACGTTAATTACACATGCCAGCATAACAGCTAAACCTTTTTTTCTAAAGAAAGGGTTTGATATAGTGAAGCAGCAAACAGTTAACGTTCAAGGTATTCATCTTACCAATTATGTAATGCAAAAAGAGTTGAATTGA
- a CDS encoding peptidylprolyl isomerase, with product MKKISLAVLLLLTAIATYAKGPKNQYVRIKTMYGTCIIRLYNETPLHRDNFIKLAKAGTLNGSLFHRVIKDFMIQGGDPTSKNAKPGDTLGNGKETYTVPAEIRDSIFHKKGVLAAAREDNPDKASSSYQFYIVEGKRFTDEQLDKLEQTRLKGRKIPLSWREYYKAVGGTPHLDQSYTVFGEVITGLDMVDRIAAQKTDGNDRPLADVPITVELLSKKECNQLDKILSI from the coding sequence ATGAAGAAAATTTCACTTGCCGTTTTACTGCTGCTTACCGCGATAGCTACTTATGCTAAAGGGCCCAAAAATCAGTATGTGCGTATCAAAACCATGTACGGTACATGCATCATTCGCCTGTATAACGAGACGCCACTACATCGTGATAATTTTATAAAACTGGCCAAAGCAGGTACGCTAAATGGTTCGTTGTTTCACAGGGTCATCAAGGATTTTATGATACAGGGCGGCGACCCGACATCTAAAAACGCCAAGCCGGGTGATACATTAGGGAATGGCAAGGAAACTTATACCGTACCTGCGGAGATTCGCGACAGTATATTTCACAAAAAGGGTGTGTTGGCCGCGGCTCGGGAAGATAACCCCGACAAGGCATCAAGCAGCTACCAGTTTTACATTGTAGAAGGCAAGCGCTTTACCGACGAGCAACTGGATAAGCTGGAGCAAACCCGCCTGAAGGGCCGCAAGATACCTTTAAGCTGGCGCGAATACTATAAAGCAGTTGGCGGCACCCCTCACCTCGACCAAAGTTATACCGTTTTTGGAGAGGTAATAACCGGCCTGGACATGGTAGACCGCATTGCCGCGCAAAAAACCGACGGGAACGACCGCCCGCTTGCGGATGTGCCCATTACTGTGGAATTGCTTAGTAAAAAGGAGTGTAACCAATTGGATAAGATACTTTCTATTTAG
- a CDS encoding TonB-dependent receptor, whose product MKFKLLICLLLVFVQSMASTPVITLKGKVVDSNSQPLPGATVTFPDLKISTQTDLNGDFSLNNLPARGKFLIQIQFVGYRTLTQLVDMAATTPPVFTLQTSVIETREVVITGTPISGNSKQNSTSASTVTRDQLLRPSTNIIDALASQVPGVSQITTGPSISKPVIRGLGYNRVVTLSNGIKQQGQQWGDEHGIEIDQYGADRVEVLRGAASLLYGSDALGGVINMLDPLTPPSGQIKGEFLTNYATNNGLTGTSLMFTGNEDGLVWRARGSYKNAYSFKTPDYYFPNSGFNETNISGMLGLNKQWGYSHINFSYFKNNIGLFEAEPDNGLNFLKEDGEPFTNDDYKSRSLLFPRQDIRHYKVNWDNNFIIASGFLKVNLGYQKNQRRELEESVDPSLFFDLNTYTGDVKYYLSESNGWQPVFGISTEIGKSLNKGEEFLVPDYNSYGIGAFAYVKKTWDKNTFNAGIRYDYRKNTGKGLIEEDEVRFEPFTNKFSNVSGALGFTHQFNEQLNFKANAGSAFRAPNPAELASNGVHEGTFRYEVGNPNLSPERSFQADATLEYDNKFVSASVGIYENYIHNFIYASHTPGDVQQDVDEDGNQTQYDVYRYGQVNANLYGFEGSLTLHPVSFIHLENTFGYTHAQNNTLSRPLAFIPAGSLRNTLRFEPNIKGLKESYLYVGIDNFFKQGRFDDTFETGTDGYTLLNAGLGATVKLGKQPLKLYVAGNNLLNKKYYDALSRYKPGRLSSEDPTFGIYNPGRNITFGVYLPLSIK is encoded by the coding sequence ATGAAATTCAAGCTATTGATATGCTTGCTATTGGTATTTGTCCAAAGCATGGCATCAACCCCTGTAATTACTTTAAAAGGCAAAGTTGTTGATAGTAACAGCCAGCCGCTACCCGGCGCCACGGTAACTTTTCCGGACCTTAAAATATCAACCCAAACTGATTTAAACGGCGACTTTTCACTCAATAACCTGCCGGCCCGCGGTAAATTTTTAATACAGATACAATTTGTGGGCTATCGCACTTTAACCCAACTGGTGGATATGGCGGCAACCACCCCGCCGGTGTTTACCCTGCAAACCAGCGTTATTGAAACCCGGGAAGTAGTAATAACCGGCACACCGATTAGCGGCAACAGTAAACAAAACAGCACATCGGCAAGCACGGTCACACGCGATCAATTATTGCGCCCGTCAACCAATATTATTGATGCGTTAGCCAGCCAGGTACCTGGTGTATCGCAAATAACAACAGGGCCATCTATATCAAAACCGGTTATTCGTGGTTTGGGGTATAACCGTGTGGTTACCCTGAGCAACGGCATAAAACAGCAAGGCCAGCAATGGGGCGATGAGCACGGCATAGAGATTGACCAGTACGGTGCCGATCGTGTGGAAGTTCTGCGCGGCGCGGCTTCGCTGCTTTACGGATCGGACGCATTAGGCGGTGTAATTAATATGCTCGACCCGCTCACCCCGCCAAGCGGACAAATAAAGGGTGAGTTTTTAACCAACTATGCTACCAACAACGGCCTTACCGGCACATCGCTCATGTTCACAGGGAATGAGGACGGTTTAGTTTGGCGAGCACGGGGATCGTACAAGAACGCGTACTCATTTAAAACGCCCGATTATTATTTCCCGAACTCAGGCTTTAATGAAACCAACATCAGCGGTATGTTAGGGTTAAATAAGCAATGGGGATACTCGCACATTAACTTTTCGTACTTTAAAAACAACATTGGCTTGTTTGAAGCTGAACCTGATAACGGCCTGAACTTTTTAAAAGAGGATGGCGAACCTTTTACCAATGATGACTACAAAAGCCGCAGCCTGCTATTCCCTCGTCAGGATATCAGGCACTATAAGGTAAACTGGGATAATAATTTTATCATCGCCAGTGGCTTTTTAAAGGTTAACCTGGGCTATCAAAAAAATCAGCGCCGCGAGTTGGAAGAGAGCGTTGATCCGTCGCTATTCTTCGACCTGAATACGTATACAGGCGATGTTAAATACTACCTGTCGGAAAGTAACGGCTGGCAACCTGTTTTTGGCATAAGTACCGAGATCGGCAAAAGCCTTAATAAGGGTGAAGAATTTTTAGTGCCCGATTATAACTCTTATGGCATCGGCGCGTTCGCGTACGTTAAAAAGACCTGGGACAAAAACACTTTTAACGCAGGTATTCGGTACGATTACCGTAAAAACACCGGTAAGGGTTTGATAGAGGAGGACGAGGTACGCTTTGAGCCATTTACCAACAAGTTCTCAAACGTGAGCGGCGCGCTGGGCTTTACCCATCAGTTTAATGAGCAGTTGAACTTTAAAGCAAATGCAGGATCCGCTTTCCGTGCGCCAAACCCCGCCGAACTGGCATCAAACGGTGTACACGAAGGCACTTTCCGCTACGAGGTAGGCAATCCTAACCTATCGCCGGAACGCAGTTTTCAGGCCGATGCTACCTTGGAGTACGATAATAAGTTCGTCAGCGCCAGCGTAGGTATTTATGAGAATTACATACATAATTTTATTTATGCCTCACACACACCCGGCGATGTGCAGCAGGATGTGGATGAAGATGGAAACCAAACCCAATATGATGTTTACCGCTACGGCCAGGTAAATGCCAATCTGTACGGCTTTGAGGGTAGCTTAACCCTGCACCCGGTTAGCTTTATCCACTTAGAGAATACCTTCGGCTATACCCATGCGCAAAATAACACCTTAAGCAGGCCACTGGCTTTTATACCCGCCGGCTCTTTAAGAAACACGCTGCGTTTTGAGCCAAACATTAAGGGGTTAAAAGAATCTTACCTTTACGTAGGTATCGATAATTTTTTTAAGCAGGGCCGTTTTGATGATACATTTGAAACCGGTACCGACGGCTACACCCTGCTTAACGCCGGCTTGGGCGCTACTGTAAAATTAGGCAAGCAGCCGCTTAAGCTTTATGTAGCGGGCAATAACCTGCTTAACAAAAAGTACTACGATGCGCTTAGTCGCTACAAACCGGGCCGCCTCAGCAGTGAAGACCCGACCTTCGGTATATACAATCCCGGCCGGAATATCACCTTCGGCGTTTATCTGCCATTATCAATAAAATAA
- a CDS encoding alpha/beta hydrolase yields MKKFVLSLLFAAFCISAFAQPDTVSITLDNVAYPYPVKFLPVNTDGQDLRMAYMDVPPTVNANGKTVMLFHGKNFGGYYWTNVIKTLTGKGYRVVVPDQLGFGKSSKAFIHYSFYKMARLNKKLLDTLGVKKAYILGHSMGGMLATRFTLMYPGTVEKLLLENPIGLEDYLSFVPYKSAEELYKGELKTTAESVKKYYQASYFDEWKPEYDYLVKIGGNVSKSADFPRYAMVSALTYEMIFEQPVCHEFGNVKVPTVLFIGLEDNTIVGKAYLSPQEQAKHGNYKKLAPETARKIPGARLISYPGVKHVPHWQIPDRFLKDLLNNL; encoded by the coding sequence ATGAAAAAGTTTGTCTTATCGTTACTCTTCGCCGCTTTCTGCATAAGTGCTTTCGCACAGCCTGATACCGTTTCCATTACGCTTGATAATGTGGCCTACCCTTACCCGGTTAAGTTTTTACCGGTAAATACCGATGGGCAGGATCTGCGGATGGCTTATATGGATGTGCCCCCAACAGTTAACGCTAACGGCAAAACAGTAATGCTTTTTCATGGTAAAAACTTTGGCGGCTATTACTGGACCAATGTGATCAAAACATTGACAGGAAAGGGCTACCGCGTGGTAGTGCCCGATCAGTTGGGTTTTGGTAAATCATCAAAGGCATTTATACATTACAGTTTTTACAAGATGGCCCGACTGAATAAAAAGCTACTGGATACGCTGGGGGTTAAAAAGGCTTATATCCTCGGCCACTCCATGGGTGGTATGCTTGCCACAAGGTTTACGCTGATGTACCCCGGTACAGTTGAAAAACTATTGCTTGAAAACCCCATCGGCTTGGAGGATTACCTGTCATTCGTGCCCTATAAAAGCGCTGAAGAACTTTACAAAGGCGAATTAAAAACTACCGCCGAAAGCGTAAAAAAGTATTACCAGGCATCATACTTTGACGAGTGGAAGCCGGAGTACGATTACCTGGTCAAAATTGGTGGTAATGTAAGCAAGAGTGCCGATTTTCCGCGTTATGCAATGGTATCAGCATTAACTTATGAGATGATATTTGAGCAACCCGTTTGCCACGAATTCGGCAATGTAAAAGTACCGACAGTTTTGTTTATAGGCTTAGAGGATAATACCATTGTAGGTAAAGCTTACTTATCGCCCCAAGAACAAGCCAAACATGGCAACTACAAAAAACTGGCTCCGGAAACAGCCAGAAAAATACCTGGCGCCAGGCTCATCAGCTACCCCGGCGTTAAGCACGTACCGCACTGGCAAATACCCGACAGGTTTTTGAAAGATCTGCTCAATAATCTATAA
- a CDS encoding O-acetyl-ADP-ribose deacetylase, with protein MKDSRVEVVKGDITKQKVDAIVNAANTSLLGGGGVDGAIHRAGGKAILAECIKIRDRQGGCKTGEAVITTGGNLPARYVIHTVGPVWSSVNADKAATLLANAYLNSLKLAAKNGVRTIAFPNISTGIYHFPKQEAAAIAIETVADFLSTDTTISKVLFVCFDDDNYDLYQQRLGNS; from the coding sequence ATGAAAGATAGCAGGGTAGAAGTGGTAAAAGGCGACATTACCAAACAAAAGGTTGATGCCATAGTAAATGCAGCCAACACATCGCTGCTTGGCGGTGGCGGTGTTGATGGAGCTATTCACCGCGCGGGGGGCAAGGCCATTTTAGCCGAATGTATCAAAATTCGCGACAGGCAGGGCGGCTGCAAAACGGGTGAGGCGGTGATAACTACAGGGGGTAATTTGCCTGCCCGGTATGTTATCCATACCGTAGGCCCGGTTTGGAGTAGCGTTAATGCGGATAAAGCCGCAACATTATTAGCTAACGCTTACCTTAACAGCTTAAAGCTTGCGGCAAAAAATGGCGTTAGAACTATCGCGTTCCCAAACATCAGCACCGGTATATACCATTTCCCCAAACAGGAAGCCGCCGCTATAGCCATTGAAACCGTTGCCGATTTTTTGAGCACAGATACCACCATCAGCAAAGTGCTTTTTGTATGCTTTGATGATGATAACTATGATCTGTATCAACAGCGGCTGGGCAATAGCTGA